From the Haliaeetus albicilla chromosome 6, bHalAlb1.1, whole genome shotgun sequence genome, the window TTGTCACACTTCTTCCAGCCAGCAATGCTGACGTGTTCCAGAAAACAGGTATCTCGGCTTACTGCGACTGTGCCTCTAAATCGCCAGTGCCCCCCGAACCAGAATGCATCTGGCAACACCCCATGCTTGCACATCTGGTATGAAGATGCTGCCCAACAGCTGTACCCTATAACCACACCAACCGCACCGGCAGTCCTGTTTCACACAGAATAAAAGAAGCTGGACCAGCCACGTTTTAAGTATCACTTTAGAAGTGCTTCTCTCGggtttcattttacatttttaatgcaatctgctatttttccccctttcataAGGAAACATTATACTTATATGCTCAGTTTCCTGGAACAGATCGGCTAAGGGCGCTCTCCGCCAGGCTCCCGCTGCTTATAGACTTCCCGTCTCCAGCAGTACCAGCAGCTCCATGCCACGGTTCACACGGAGAGTCCCTACATCGGGACAGCTTTCCTGCTCCTAACGCTGTCTGGCCTGAGAAAAGGCAGGCACATCCTGACCAATTCCCAGAGAAGCTTTCGCAGGGTCAGAGGAAGTAGCAGGCTGTAAAGGGGGTGGGGGTTTCACCGTCTTAATCTTTGGGGCTTGCAGGAAACAGCAAGCTAATTCCAGCCTGCCACCACCGCAAGCGACCTGCTGCAGATTAATTCCTTCTCTATCTGCAAGAGGACGCGGCGCAGGGATGCCAAGCACCGCTCGCTCAGACCGTCCGcgctaaaaaaaataaaaaggaggggagagaCGTTTGCTGTAACCTCGCTCGTCACTGTCGGCGTTTCTCCAGGGCTCCACGCGCCAAGGAGAACAGCACACGCCTGTTGAAGTTTATCCAAAAAGCCCTCGCTGCCAGAGGCTCTGTGACACCTTTGCCTCTGCTCCCCGGTCACATCCGAGGGAGACCCCTCAGGCGACCAGAGCTACATCTTCTTGGCCACCAAGCCAGAAATCCCTCTCGAGGACTGCCTGCTGCACACGCGTCCCTGAAATCCGTCCCACTAGATGCGGTTAGGACCATTAGAGGAGCCACCTCTCCGCACATTAATCCGGGTTGTGTAATCATCCTGCATCGACACGGGAGGACAGCGACGGCAAAGCCGGGGAGCCGCGCGGGACGCATCCTCGCCTATCTGCTCCGTCGCCGATGCTCCCCGCCTCTTCTACAGGCGGATTTTCACCGCGAAAGAACAAAGGTCAGTCGCTGTTCGGGACGCTGCAGAACCCACAGGCTGTCAGGCTCTCCACGCAGCTTGCACGGACATGTCGCACGCCCAGAGGTTTTTCCCCTTGGCACAGCGGCGACCGCCTCACGGAGCGCAGGCTCTATTAATATTTTACCACCGGATTCCACTCTGTCCTCAAACTGTTTTGCAAGCAACCCGGATCAGATGCAATGTCTCCCCAAATTAAGATATAAATGTCAACATGAGGCACAGCAACATAAGCATATCGTGCATGCCCAACAAGGACAagaatttatttgcttttgtccCCGTCAtctgtcgtccccccccgccaccaTGTATCTACAACATCCTTTTCTCCgcctgaggaagaaaacaacaacaaaatacttGGGAGTTTTCATATCATCATTATTCAAACAGTGACGAGGTAGCCAGAAACACAGGATAAATGCTGAGTTCTCATAGCAACACACCTCTATGAGTAAGGAGATTAAACTCTTAAACGTGTTCTTTCCTCAAGCCTCCAGCATTTGCCAGTCTCACACCGGCTGTGAGAACCAGCACCAACAACTCAAGCCATTTCTCACTGTCCTACCAAACTAGAAACAAGGAAGAATTAAGAAGATGCTTCTTCACATATGGTTTCTGCCTGAAGCAGTATCTCCTTAGTGCATGGGTTACAATCTCACGAGAAACAGTTACACGCACGCATGCACAAACATGCTACCCAGaactttccttcatttttccatCTTCCTGTTGCGATCAGCCGCTTGAGACCAGGCCCTCCCATGCGATGCAAACAAGGAAACACATCTCAGTGTTTAAGCTGCGATTCTTTTGTTCAAATAACATGGCAGCTAAAAAcagcctttcctctcccctggaGCAACCTCTCATTGCGCTCACTTATGCAAGGCACCCTTTATTCATCTGAGGACGGTAATGACTATCCAAACGCCAAAACCCAGTATTCAGCACGGAGATCACAACAACAGTAAGAAATTCCGTAAGTCACCTTCAGCATCCAATTCTGAGTATCCCATGGGGCAGAGGGAACCCAGCTGATTTCATTTTCCCTCCAAGTACCTCTGCTTGGGAactttccacattttctttccttctgcccAAGCCTATCGCACTGCACAAACAAGCAGCCGCCATTCTCCCTGcacagaattttgttttatcccccttttttttttttgcactatGTCCCATGGCACGAAGGTAATAACTGACCAGGACAAAGGACATGTTTACTGTCTCCATCTTTCATTTATTCAGGTATACACACAGcccagcaagaaaagaaaagcaggggaTTGCCATGCAAAGAGACACCGGCACCTCGCTCCAATGCTGAAGATCAGCTCTAAAAGGTTTTGGCACATTACACCGTTTACTTCCACACACAGAAACTGCTTTAACTTTTTGCCCATGACCTCATGCCCTAAGATCAGGCTTTTAACAtatcaagttttatttttcccagctAAGGCTTAAAATGGGCAGTGTCCTCCTCCTACAAAATTAGATAAATGGGTAAAATCACACTCCCCGATCAAGAAATTCACAGCTTGTAGAATTTACTCAATCTTTCACACCCGGGTATGATTTTCAATACCGCTAGAAGAGCTTTGTTATGAACTGACATGCGATCATCACATGCCCGTATTGATGCGTGTGTCTGTGCCAATAGCTTAAATCACTTGATCTCTGAACAATCCTATGACTCATGACATATGCATCCCATAATTTATCATGTTTGTGCTATGGAAATGCACCGGAGCAGCATCGCCTCAGCAACATTTACAAGTCACCTTGGCAACAGAGCAGCTTCGCGGCTGCTTTCAGAATGCCCGGCAAAACCTAAACGAGATGGGAGAGAATTAAAGCACTTCTACTTTACTCCTTGGCTTAAATAGCTCATTAATTAGCTAACACAGCTACCTCCTTTAAATcgggcttttttaaaaaaaaaaaacacccacctTTTTTACCCTTCTCCAGAAGGCACAATGAAGCTTAAGAAGACTCTCAGTAGGGTAAAGCCATGCACCGCCAAGTCAGAGGAAAAGTTTAAGGAATCAGATATTGTGCCTTCATTTGCTTCCCAAAAAAGTCCGTACACGTGCTATACAGCTAGGAAAACGAGCAAGTCCCAGAGCAAGCTAAAAAAAGGAGTTTCCATCCCATCAGATGCCTCCGTAAGCATCACCTGCCCGTGTTATTTagccttttgttgttgttgttgttgttgtcgtCGTCGCACTGGTAGATTTAGAGGGGCCGAGGGGGtgagcagctgctggggcagctccACGCCAGGCACGGCCGCAGCCACGCCGAGGAGGAGCCCCGCGAGCCGGCTCCGTGCCACGATCACAGTTTTGGTCGCGGTTTTCTTCTTCCCCGCCAACACTGGGCAGGTGAAGTGCTCGCCGCGGGGGTCACACCTAACGGCTTGCCAGTTTTGCTCCTAAATTCCCCGCTCACACACGTAAAGACGCGCCGCTTTGCTTTTAGCCAGCACCGGACGAACACTACGTAAAACGAGGCGAAACATCTTTTCAGCAGCAAGATCGCTTGCaggaggcagaaaggaaaacGGAAGAGGTTGCAAACCGTCAACTAGTTCCCGTCCGAGAGCTTTAGAGCCGAACGCACCAACGGCGTGGTTAGAAACTGGATGGAAAGGGAAGGCGAGAGGTGAGCAGCTCTCGCTCTCGCTGGTGATAAACGAAGGCGAAGAGCCGGCAGATTGCCCCTTTGCCAGCCGCTCGGCAAGAGATGCGTCAAGACGGCTGGCGGCTCAAGCCGCGCCACAGCCCAAGCCACTACGCTAGAGGCGTTCAAGAAGTGTGAAAATCGGCTCTCTGATTTATCAGCTGCTATCCCGAGGGGCAGGAGGTGAACCACCACGATAAAAAACTTTTACTGAGACTTGAATCTGTACCGGTAAGTATTTGCTGCTGTACAGGCGGGCATACAGAAGAGGAGCTTCCTCAGCAGAACAGATCTGCGCTTTTAGGAGTTTAGACATTCGGCCAAACTCTGAAATAGCCCGTTAAGTCAGAGCTAATTAGTAGAGGAGAGGAACGAACTAACGTAAGACTGAACATACTTGCCCTGCTTTAAACAGTTATTTAATAGTCTCAAACACGCTTTAGCCAGTGCCGGAGACCTCACCAAATGATGAATTTAAGGACGCACTGTATCATCAGCCTTTTGCGAGGATGGGAGGGGAGGTGTTTCAGCAAGCAGCGATGCTCTAACGCTCTTTCTCCCCGCAGCcctcccccatgcccccccagCAACACGTCCCATGCCCCCGAGCAcgctctccctccctgccctgcgcCCATCCCTGACCCCGCAGCCCACcgtccccctctccccagcgGGACCCCTCTTGCCCCGCAGCCAGAACAAGCTGGCAGGACCCCGCTGCTGCAGCTCTTTATGCTTTCCAGCACACCCGGGGTGGGATTTAGCAGAGGACGTCGCCAGGGCACCCTGAGCTCTCGGCCTTGGCACGGGGACCGCAAAAGGCAGCAGCGCTTTCCTCCCCGAAGCTGCCTCGGTATAGCGTGGACAAGGGAAAGCCCGCTCAGCTTCCAGGGGCTCAGcctgcctctccccaccctGGTACCTTCTGCACTTCCACAATTAAAACTTCCCCTTGCTATTCTGCCAGGCCGATTGTTGTTGAGGCTGTTATTTCAGTGACAGCAATACCACAGTAACTTGATTTAGGTGAGTAACCGAGCAAGTACGATTGACCAGCATGCTCTCTGCCAAAACCATTAACCAAAGACCAGAACAATAATTCAAAGTTATTAAATTGCCCGAACAAAATTTTCTACTAGCCCTACTCATGAATCTCCACCTGCAGAAGTGCACACTTAAGCACCAAGTTACACAGTGCACGCgcacgcgcgcacacacacacacacgcacgaTGCAGTCTGCAGCGTGCTTCCTCTCGTTTTGCAATGCTTTCAGCATAGATTGTTTTTTCTGAGTTGTTCAAAACAAAGTAGCAGCAGAAGGAACCGATCCGTTCCTTGATTATataggtaaaagaaaaaaacttggGAAACTGATGGAAGCCACATGCTTACCaagagttacaaaaaaaaaagtgatttttcttgcatacagcaaaaaaatcccccaatACCATTTATGtacttatttttacatttttctcatttttaggACAATGTTGCTAGCACATATTTCCCACAGTCCTCTGACACCTTGCCACAGCCTCAAGGGAGCAGCCAGCCCCATGGAGAATTTCACCCCCCGCCTGCCCCCGAGGACCCCgagccacacacacacacacacccccccagcccctgcagcaaGAAGTCGCCCAGGCAAACTAGCTTCTCATTGTTCGGAGTTTTACAGCCAGCTTTTATGGATAAGCCAGCCTGGCAGATCATGTCCCTTCCCGTTCCCCATCACCCTTCTGTCCTCCATCCTTGCTTTGCCCGAAAGCTGCAGTGTTGGCATCTCCCAACACTACGACAAGTTGAGGAAGCTGAACAGACTCCTTCttgcctctctctcttcccccgcctcctttctgcatttaaaatataaccTTGGACCTGTGCTTTCACCGGTTGATGTGGTACCCCATCAATTAAAAGGACGACCTCTTTACGACAGTCACTTCGGTGACAGTAAACTGTCTCCTGAAGAGCAGGTACAACTGTAACCAGTAACTTGCAGACCCCCAAAAAACAAGCACGGAGAGCACCAGCCGCGGCAGCTCCGCACCTGCAGAGGCCGAGGTCAGTGACTTCAACCAGCGGCACCGCGAGAACACGAAGATTACGCTGCCTGCGCAGCTTTGCTGCAAGCTGCCGCGGCACAGAGACACGTACGCGCTTCGGAAAGCCATCTAAATTCGCTTACATCTGTCATTGTCATTTTGGTCAGCAATGGCATCTTCCAGAGCGACAGACTTTGGcttcttttcactgtttcctTTCAAGTTTTCCCAGTCTGCCTGGCTGAATCTGCAGACCTCTGAGTCTTTGGTAGCTGTTTggccttctctctctttcatctCCAACTCTGAGAAGCGCATCATTGCACGCTAGAAAGAGAattgatatgaaaaaaaaagtcttgcgATAAAAGCTACTTCATTCACCTTACCTTATATGAAAGCATTTCCAAAGAAACATCGGCTCAAAACCAAGGTTTCAGATGGATAGCTAGGGTAGGAGTTTAACACACCTGACTTGTAAAACAGTGTTCTAGCATCTATATGCAAATAGCCACAGAGTTCTTTCATATataagagtgtgtgtgtgtatatatatatatataaaaaagatatatataaatgtatactgtatataaaacaaaaacattccaTTTTGGAggtaaaaagagacaaaaacaaaaagaaaataaaacaacacaaaaccgTACAATGAATAAAGACGACCATGGCCCACAAACTTCCCTTTGTGtatttggaaatgaaatttAACTCAAAGGTTTATGTAAGAGTCTAGTAATAAAAATTTGAAGAACTGACCTCACAGTAAGCAGCAGGTAGACATAAAATACTGTCCTCTTGTAATCCTTCCATCTATGTAATTAAAATGGGCACTCAATGGATCATTTAGATAATTTCATCCATTTTTATAAGCATAAACCAATTCTTTTCTTAACAATGCAAAACAATTTGGCTTAACTCATCCCttcattaaaagtaaaataccTTACGGATATTCCTATACAATATCTGTCCGTCATCCCTCAGCATCAACCTCAACACCACTCCTACTCTGTCCTACGCGTTCGCCTGGCGCAAACGTTGCCTGAGACCCGCTAATACATGGCTTCGACTCCTCTCCGTCAAATGGCACGTTTGGCATGCTAATCACAACTTCTGGGTACGCTCTGCTAGCTGGCACTACAGGCCAGCTGAGAAATTACAGCCATCGCTAGCGCCAAGGTAACATGCATGCCTGTCCGACTCCCCTCCGTAACTGCGCAAACATTTCATACgtacattaacatttttatcCGATCTTAGTAAAAGCCCTTTAAAGCTTACTAGCGCGTACATACGTAAAAGCCATACATACTATTCTTTACATCGCCTCGCTCTCTTTAACGAACTTACTTGGCTATTTAAAACCGTTTCTGGCGAGTACGCccctaacaaaaaaaattcctgattTCCCCACCTGCGTTGCTTCTCTCAACTTTTAATACTCGACTGTGACTTGCAACAgagaaataacaacaaaaagcGCGGCGGTCGTTGGACCGCGCGGACTCACCTGCAACGCCCGCTGCTCCCGGCTGAGCTGGCTGGAGTCCGCGTACAGTTCGGTCGTCACACACTTGAATCGATCACCTACGTAACCGGCGGAGTTTGCGATCCTCTTGGCCAACTTAGACGGCTTGGGCTTCAGTATTTTGCCATCGCCAGATTCCGCGTCCTCGGCTCCGTCTTTGGTATAGGTCTGGCTGGCGTCGATGCTTGGCGGCGCGGTCCCCATGCAGAATGGCTTTGCGTCCTCCTGCACCTTGCCAAAAGCCAGAGCCGGAGCATCGCTCTCGTGAGCGCTTTCCAAGAAAGCGGGCGAAGGCTGGACCGTCACTCTCTCTTTCGGCTGGCTCACAGATAAATCTTCTTTCCTTAAGCCGAAAACCGACGAACTCTGGGCTTGCTTGAAATTATAGGTTTCGTGAAGATCATTATTTCTTCCAAACTCCTCTCTCATTACAATAAAATCTCTGTGCTGCGACGCCTGCTCTACCTTGTGCTTTGTAGGGTCATTAGCCTGATTACCGCTTTCCGTAGCAAAGCTGGCTTTCGCTACGTTCGCTTCGCTTTTCGCCTCTTGCTCATCTCGCAGAAGATCCGGGAAGAGGTGTTTGTCACTTTTGGCCGAGTTTTTACTGTGGCCAGAGCTCTGGTGCAATTTCACGCTCTTGTCACCGGGTACTTCGAAATGCATCTTCCCGCCGCTCTCCAGGAGCTCCGGCAACCGGCCCCGCAGAGCCGGGTCCTCGTAGCGGACCCTCTCGTGAGACCGCGACCTCCTCTCCGCCTTCTCCTCCTTATTGATCTCCAAAGCCGaatgctgcagcagcatggggtgcaccatccccatccccagcgCGTCCTGGTAGGTCATGAATTCCCCTCGCCCCGCCGGCAGGCTGTAGGGGAGGCCGGGTTTGGGAGCCAGGTGGCCGGGGTAGAGGCTGCCGTTGGGCAGCAAGACGGGGTGCGGATACACGTGTCCTTTCCCATGGAGGGAGAGAGGGCTGATGGCGATCCCCTCCGGCACCGGGTACGGGAGGTAACTCCGGGGGTAGGGCAGAGGCGGGGAGCGAAACGCCTCGTTGGGCGGCAGGAAGATGGGGCTGGAGGCCAGGGCGGTCTCGCTCGCCTTGAAGTTGGCTTCCTGGCCGCAGGATTTGGCCACCTTATTGCCGTGTTTCGCAGGGGCGGCGACGGGCTGCCCGACGTGCTGGATGACCGAGGCGGTGCTCTCCGCAGAGCTCCTGGCCGTCTTGGCGCAATCGGCGTTGGGAGCCGGCGACGCCGACGCCGGTCGCCCCCCCGCCGACACCGTCCCCGAAACGCTGCCGACGACCGCCTCCGTGCCACCCatcctggggcaggaggagctccGCTGCTGCGGGATCACCCAGTCCAGCGCCTTGTTTTTCAGCTGGACGCTCTTCCCGCTCTCCTCGCCGGGGCTGGGACCGGGAACGATCCAGGAGGACGGTGCCGTGCTGATAATGTCAGGCCTGTAGATGGGGCAGCCGTTCCCGGGAGAAATGGTTTCCTTCTGAACGATGTCGCCGCCGGGCAAGTGCGTCCCCCCTCCCGCCCTGCCGTGCACCAGCACCGTCGGCGTCATTTTCTTACCGTGGTCCGACTTGCCGGCGGTTTCCGCGTCGACGACTTTGGCCGACAAGTCCAGCGGTTTGTCGGTGACGTCTTTGGTCGGGGTCTGCTTTTCCAGGAGCGGGGGGGACCTGCCGTCTTTCCGGTCGTGGCCGGCTTTGCGCGCGtggggggcggccggcgggggagCCTCCCCGGCGTCGCTGCCTTTGGGAAGCTTCCCGTTGGAGAGGCGGGAGGGTGGGAATTCGCCGCCGACGTTCACGTAGGGCTTCGGGAGGGTGACGgcggaggagggagaggtggtgATCCTGGGGAAGTGTTTGTGGAAATCGGCGTAGGCGTCCCCCACCTGGGCGGGcagggggaggcggggggacGGCCGGGGCGAGTGCGGCAGCAGGAGCGCGGGGTCCGCCGGCATGTTGGCGGGGGCCGGCTTGGCGGCGGGGACCCGGGGCTGCTTGCTGCTCTGGATGTGGGGGTAGGCGTGCGTGTCGACGGGGTTGCCGGGGCTGACGCCCATCTTCCACGACAAGCTCTTATCCGGACAATGCACCAAAGGCGGGATGGCCGGCGAAGCCGAAGCGGTCGAGAGCCTCATGGGCGACGCCAGCGACGAAGGGATGTGGGGGGCAACGTAGTGGGAGGGAGGCAGGTATAAAAAACGTTCACCGTTCGTACATACGGGCGAGTAAGCCAGGTGCTGCGGTAAGCTGTAGGTGGACTGCTGAGGTAGCAATGCCTTGTACATGTTCAATGAATACTTATTTGGTGAGTCAAGGAAAGGGTATATGGTGGGCGTCGTGCCCTCCATATAGGGGTTTACCCAGGGGAGCCTTAGGTAACTAGCACCATTGACACCGAGGGGACTCTGCTTGTCACCCGCAGCTCGGTCCAAACCCAGCGTCTCCCCCGTCGGGACAGAGTTTTTTTGTATTCCAGGTGGTGTTTTGTATATAGCGCTGAAGCCGTTCGGGGCTTTTCCAGAGACGGCTGCGTTTTCTACCGCTTCGGGGGGATTAGACTTAAACTGCATCTCTGGATTTCTTTCAGGAGTAAATCCGAGCCCAGCTATCGAACTCGTAGCATCCCGTGATTTTTCCGAGCCGAGTCCACACAAGCTGGAATAGACAATACTACTGGGGACTCTGAGTCCTTCTCGCATGAGTCCAGACCTGTCCATACTCAGAGCTGCGAGACTGTCAATGCGATGTGCTGTAGTCGCATCCACCTTTACAGAACAAGAAGTATGTTACTTTCACATTTCAATAACGTGACTACCGCTCAAGCTACAGATACACCagcattttgaaagagaaacaatACTAATGCAAACACACTGCGCGTCATGAAAACATACAGAGGCTGATCTTGCTGGAAAACGGGAGAACAGGAACCTATGGAGCAATATAGATCACCGCAAACGTCAATACAAATCTCTCCGCATCCAAAATTCATGGGCTAGAAACAAAGGCGTGAGGACCCATAGCCCAAGCGGCCAGCAGCGGCCCAGAGACGATGCTCAGTGGCACCGCTCCTGTGCGGCAACCGgctcctcagccccagccctgccagagcAAGAGGATGCGGGCTGTGAcatggagaaggggaagagaaggatggagagcctctcctcctcctcctcctccaggaccTCTCCCCCTCCGCcgcagctctgctccagggctCGCCACCGCCACACGATTCATGGGGCGAGGCGTCTGAGGACACGGCATGAAGAAAGGTCCGTCGTCAAATTCCTGCCCCGCTCGCCACTCCCCACGTACACTCAAAGAAGGAGAAAACCCCCAACTTTGCTAAAACGTTGATGTACTTAACGCTTACATGAACTGCATGACATTATTCATAACAGAGCTAAAGGACGAACATGACATCATACAACAACACACACCACAAAGTCAGCGTCAAGAGATTAACGAGATAAATAAACAAAGCCCCATTTCACTGTTTCAAGAAACAACTCGCATGTGCCCAAGCCCGGGTAGAGCTGCAACAGAAAGGTGTTTTACTCCTTTCCCCAAATGGATCACGTGGGAACACCCAGGGGTAGGAGTCAAGGTGGGGAGGACAGGCACAGATTCAGCTGCAGCATGAAGCTGTTAACTTCTTACCACACTGTGATTCAGGTGATTTTCTTCCCTCAACTCCAGTCTGCTTTTCGGTGCATCGCCATCATTAACGGGaattttcctattaaaaaacagaagctTACTAGTTGAAAACATCCTGCGCATCTCAGATCAGTACAAGATTATATCACCTCCATATTTTGATTCCCCTGGAGAAGTCCCATATGATACCGTATTTATCCTTCTGCGTACCCATGCACAGCCACCGCTTTAGAAAGCAAGGACCGTTCGAAAATAAGCATAAAGGGTTTTGACACCAAGAACACACCAAGCACATCTCAGAGCAGCCTCTTTCAATGCAAGTGATTTTTGCCAAGGTCTTCTCTTTTGCCCCTTGCCCTTCTCTTTTTCCAAGGAGAGAATATCCCATTTTAAACATACGCTGTTCAGGTACCATCCATAAATGCTGCCGAGGAGAAAATGAACACGCACACATGCTAATATCATACGAACGTCAGCTGTTCCATGCTAAAGAGGGAGCTGCACATCTGTGCCATACCAGTGCGGCAGCGCTGGGACTTGTTACCACAGAAAGCACCGATAAAGAATATACCGTAGTGCCAAATTTCAAATCCCGGGGATAAAAATCATTGAcatgcagcagaaggaaattttCAGCATTACCCAAAAGAACTCCTTTCAAAGTGCTTAAAGGCACATGATCACCTTAAAGCTGAAATGCgattttaatgtatttgtttttaagcGATTCACCTTTCCTGCAAGTAGCACGTAAAATTATTATCCCTAAATAACTGGGAGGAAAGTGAGGAGGGAGGGTGTGAAAGCAAAATGAGACGTTTGGCCATTTTCCTTCAGCTTATGTTTGCAAATAGCACTCCCTGCAAGGACCAAAAACTTTCCCCAGCTTCTCAGAGGCTTTTCACACAACAGTAAGAACATGGGCtcaaagagaagacagaaaaacactAAAACCACACAAAATCGGCACAGAGAAGTGCAGGCATACCTGCAGCTTCTGTTCAGTGTTGTTTcgctttttaaaaagctgggCTTTAAGGGGAGAGGACACCGACCAGTGCCTGCATCACCccactgaaaattattaaagaCTATAATTTTAATTATCGAATGAATGAtattcagcaggaaaaaaggtggggaggaagagaaattcACTTGTGGGAGACAGAAAAGCCACTGTTTCTATTTCACAGGCCAAGTTGTTGGTCCGAAGGCAGGGAACGCCAAATCGCAGGCAGGAGCCCCTCTGCCATAGAGTCACCGCAAGAACACGTGCGCTATTTGGTTTAATTCCCCTTCACAAATACGAAATAATAAAGTAATTGTAAAAGCGCGTTTAAAGGCTGCTTTGGGGAGTAATCTCTTTAAAGGGCGTCCCCGCTTCACTGACCCAGGTTGCCTGTTAAATAGTAAATCAGCGGCTGCTCTACCGCTCTCAGGCACGTCTTGTTtctc encodes:
- the BCOR gene encoding BCL-6 corepressor isoform X2 translates to MLSATPLYGNVHSWMSNERVRMCGINEDRKIPVNDGDAPKSRLELREENHLNHSVVDATTAHRIDSLAALSMDRSGLMREGLRVPSSIVYSSLCGLGSEKSRDATSSIAGLGFTPERNPEMQFKSNPPEAVENAAVSGKAPNGFSAIYKTPPGIQKNSVPTGETLGLDRAAGDKQSPLGVNGASYLRLPWVNPYMEGTTPTIYPFLDSPNKYSLNMYKALLPQQSTYSLPQHLAYSPVCTNGERFLYLPPSHYVAPHIPSSLASPMRLSTASASPAIPPLVHCPDKSLSWKMGVSPGNPVDTHAYPHIQSSKQPRVPAAKPAPANMPADPALLLPHSPRPSPRLPLPAQVGDAYADFHKHFPRITTSPSSAVTLPKPYVNVGGEFPPSRLSNGKLPKGSDAGEAPPPAAPHARKAGHDRKDGRSPPLLEKQTPTKDVTDKPLDLSAKVVDAETAGKSDHGKKMTPTVLVHGRAGGGTHLPGGDIVQKETISPGNGCPIYRPDIISTAPSSWIVPGPSPGEESGKSVQLKNKALDWVIPQQRSSSCPRMGGTEAVVGSVSGTVSAGGRPASASPAPNADCAKTARSSAESTASVIQHVGQPVAAPAKHGNKVAKSCGQEANFKASETALASSPIFLPPNEAFRSPPLPYPRSYLPYPVPEGIAISPLSLHGKGHVYPHPVLLPNGSLYPGHLAPKPGLPYSLPAGRGEFMTYQDALGMGMVHPMLLQHSALEINKEEKAERRSRSHERVRYEDPALRGRLPELLESGGKMHFEVPGDKSVKLHQSSGHSKNSAKSDKHLFPDLLRDEQEAKSEANVAKASFATESGNQANDPTKHKVEQASQHRDFIVMREEFGRNNDLHETYNFKQAQSSSVFGLRKEDLSVSQPKERVTVQPSPAFLESAHESDAPALAFGKVQEDAKPFCMGTAPPSIDASQTYTKDGAEDAESGDGKILKPKPSKLAKRIANSAGYVGDRFKCVTTELYADSSQLSREQRALQRAMMRFSELEMKEREGQTATKDSEVCRFSQADWENLKGNSEKKPKSVALEDAIADQNDNDRCNFTSTETNQGHFLETPEEKDLSNEKCYLERHSIYEKAEDQPTEDIGQHPCPRLDRKRKHSGERVQNDGSQNENFVDELQDELISKAKKKKNSKDDWPEREMTNNSSNHLEEPNCNEVTNLKVCIELTGLHPKKQRHLQHLRELWEQQVSPERSPSGKLGRQSRKDLAEAVQPEATAKVKDFTEERHTKKRSEAKSNRSWSEESLKTSDNEQGLPVFPVSPHMKSLSSTNANSKRQAQPSCTPASRLAAKQQKIKESRKTDGLYTDEEEDFQHASLLQKYSECEKPSGKRQCKTKHLALQERRRRSSLTGDDTTDIENAEDKVTVTRKVRKRPEPTSDCDSSPAKSYEQKPYDRLQQTPSLLPVSQPSQLPIASPPPETTPSRPMPPEARRLIVNKNAGETLLQRAARLGYEEVVLYCLENKVCDVNHRDNAGYCALHEACARGWLSIVRHLLEYGADVNCSAQDGTRPIHDAVENDHLEIVRLLLSYGADPTLATYSGRTIVKMTHSELMETFLTEYLTDLQGRSVDDPGLYWDFYGSSVCDPKDESGFDILANPPGPGDEDEDGFSDVLEFEFSDEPPLPCYNIQVCLSQGPRNWLLLSDVVKRLKMSSRIFRCNFPNLEVVTITEAEFYKQTSLSQLFSCATDLEAFNPESKELLDLVEFTSELKTLLGSSFHWLHPHEDPPFDILW